The Penaeus monodon isolate SGIC_2016 chromosome 8, NSTDA_Pmon_1, whole genome shotgun sequence sequence TGCCTATGTCCACAGCTACGCAAGGAAAGGGTATAACCTTTGCCATTCACGGCGTTAAAGCGAAGAGATCACGATGTGAAGTGTCTCTGGGTCTCTTCGCTTGCCCTCCCGCTTCATGTATGGGTGTTAAATGATTCCGTAACTCCGCAGAATTTAATAGTGATTCACCCTCTTCGAAAAAGCAAAATCGACCGTGACAGGATTCGAACCTGCAATCTTCGGATCCGAAGTCCGACGCCTTATCCATTAGGCCACACGGTCCGGGTGCTTGTCCGACCTGAAGGAATGCTATTTCCCTATGTAAACTGGTAGATAAataggttaatagatagataatgtactAAGAAGGTAAAAACTTTTATATGAATgaatacctatatattattatagtatgaatagagtatatattatagatatagtatagatatatcatatatagatatagagatatatacaatatactatatatatatatatatatatatatatatatatataaattatatatatgatatatatatattacacgaatatgtgtatatagattcatataaattttatatacatatatgtattacatatatgcttacatacatgatagagcatatacatacattttatacacacactccacacacacaaaacacacatacatagacatatatatttatatatatatatatatatatatatatatatatatatatatatatacacgtattacaatatatatgtctatgtatatatatatatatatatatatattatatatatatatatatatatagatatagatataattatactatacatatatacacggatatagtaatgttatatatacacagatagatggagactatatatatatatatgagattagatatatgtatatcgagatttatatatagatattagattgtagatagatcatatatcgtagagatatagagatatatatatatatatgcaatggtatataggacatatatacacatatatacaacagcaTTGTACAAGTAGTCAAATAAGAGAGACAGTACAGATATGATGAAGAGATAAAgtatgatatctatatagatatagatgttagatatagattatgcatatatagagtctagagaagtatatatatagatatatagagattagtaATAGCTATAAGAAAAGTCTACTTATACAGCATTCAGACATAGATTATacagtgatattatatatatatactatagtctatatatatgtatatatacatatatattaatgtatatatacatatatgttatattagacatctatatatatattatatataatatatatatctatttcaatatatactatataatatgtatgttatgtatgtatgtatgtatatatatatactatacccctatatactgagatatatatatatatattatatatatataatgtatgtattataaatatatatagagagagaatgtatatgtaaattaaatcTAGATGCACTATGCAGTGACTAGATTATacaggattataatgataaaaagagaattatATTTCGTTACACACAAAATGTAGacagtgtatgcatatgtatatacatatgtacatatgtctatgtatggcattatatgtatagtaagatatgttgtttatacacacaacatcacacacactacacacacacacaccacacatacacacacacacacacacacacacacacaccacacacaccacacacacacacacacacacacacacacacacacacacacacacacacacaaccacacgcactgcaacacacgcaatacacacgcatcaccacgcatacacacgcacacacacgcacacacaacaacacacacacacacagacacacacccaccacacaacacaaacacacaccacaccacaacacacatagagatatagatatagtatatatatatatagtatatatatatatagatatatatatggatgtatatgtagatagatagagatatatatatatggatatatataagtatagtatctatgatatgatatatatatatagatattataatagagatatatgtgtgtgtgtgtgggtgtgggggtgtgtgggtgtgtaatgattaatatatatatatatctatagatatatgatactatatatatatataNNNNNNNNNNNNNNNNNNNNNNNNNNNNNNNNNNNNNNNNNNNNNNNNNNNNNNNNNNNNNNNNNNNNNNNNNNNNNNNNNNNNNNNNNNNNNNNNNNNNtatatatatgtatatatatatgtatatatatatgttatatatatatgtatatacatatatgttatttatgtatatacatatatgtatatacatatatgtatatacatatatgtatatacatatatgtatatacatatatgtatatacatatatgtatatacatatatgtatatacatatatgtatatacatatatgtatatacatatatgtatatacatatatgtatatacatatatataagatttatttctttttctttcccataaAGCTATTTGAATAACACTTAAAGCTTGTCTTTTATGCATAACAATAATTGGAAACTGCTGTCAGTATTGTCAAATTTTCATTGTCCAGCTAAGCTCTGTTATTAGAATGGGTTAATTACACTAGCTTCTTTAAAAAGGATTTATTATCAAAATGGTAGAGATTTTACAATttagtttgtatattttttttcttactctattTCAAGACGAAACAATGATTATGAGGATGTCAATATTCCTTCCACTAACGTATATTACAATTTACTTCTATTTTAGACTTAACCTAATATTTTTGGCTTTGTGACGTTCTTCCATTACCCAGAATTCACTGGTtattccactcactctctctctctctctctctctctctcttttacagtcCTTTTCtagtctttattttcctctctgtctctcacgcCTTTGACGCTGAAGTAGGGTGGATTTTAGCGTTTATAGGAGGCGATTCTGGAACCACAAAAGAAGCCAAGCTGTCTGCACTTCTGACACATTTCTTGCGGGTGGGGGCGGATTTCCTTCGGTGGGTCATCGGATTTCTCGTGCTTGACCTGTCGGTGAAGCCAGAATTATGTTACCTTGTTTTTGCTCAACAAGACAATGTTTAAAATGCTACACTGAGGCCAGGcacaatgacaatagcaatataacaatacataataatttttgtcTTGTAAGTCTAATTTGTCTAATATGCCTTGAAAGTAATCTTTATATTTAAGTGCCACCTCGTGTTTACTTATGGGTAAGTGCTACAAAAGACGAAATGATAGATaaacaaagttttgttttttaataataataaaataaataaagtacttTATATGcaacattatggaaaaaaaaggtacccgactactctgcaacttacaCTGTGTATACACTTGACTTTTCGCAAGGCTGTGAAAACATTCAAATCAAATGCATTTCTCAAATTCagttaaacatttttttcatattacattCACTGCAATCTTGTCCTACTGACAATTTTTATTaacaaatcaatttttttttttttttattttagtgctAACATGGTTTTATCATAGAGGTAAAGACTGAATTTGGAAAATAATCGTACGCCAGTCAATATCACGTAATGGGACTCGGATACGTTGAAGATTCTTACCACGTCTTTCCAACGACCGTCATGACTTAATTCAGATTTTACCCATATCGAATAAAcctgtatttgatgtactgctaaaaggcacagaaacattacATGCATctttatcagatatatatatatatatatatatatatatatatatatatatatatatatatatatatatatatatatatatatattatatttttttttttttttttttttttttttttttttttttttttttttttaatcaagaaacGATGAGATTCGTAaccaatacaaatataaatataaatctctgAAGCTACATGTAATATATCAGAAAAATATCACTCTTATTAGTTGGCTTGTGTCCATCAAGGTAGAGGCATATACTAAGACCTTATCGGGTGTTATTAATCCTCATAAATGCTGACTGGCTATGACTGCACTCACAGTCATAGGtcgagttggaaaaaaaaaaaagtgtggaatgAGTGTactcatactggaggggtcaccattgagggatgagacaaaatgacttCCAGTTGCACCAAGGCCTGTGTGAGGGGATAGTGCACCCACCCTTGGTTTATTCCATCTGGAACCAGGGAGAACTCCCATGTCTGTTTGTCGTGCGTATTAATgtgagacaggagtcctggaggttgagcgatactGCTCGCTACTACATGCAGAGCAATATAcctttttggtcctctattctgtttAGACGGATGGCATGATCAAGGCCTTGGCAAGCAATCGGTTGGTCAAATATGACAAGTGTCAAGCAGGCACTGCCCAGTCGGCATCGCACATGTCCAgcgactgccatcagcactgggCAATAGCCGTATATTTCCACATTATCCCTGTGGCTGGCGAGTGCATTTGAGCACCAACATATGGCTTCCCTTCGTTGGactctttccagcttccaaagggcaaaaattgGAATCAAAATGCTTCCCGATCTCCCAGacaaggtaaggagaaaagtcctcaatccatcaagaaaatcttacctggttaatatgagagtatttcatataagAAATACCTTGTAGTAAAGACCATTAATGGCATGTCCATCGTGAAGTGCATCGcaagatagttgaggtgtgtcaatgtgatccttAAAGGAGTGACCGTCAgtgtgatatgcaacattcctggggctcgaGTCTCGTGTTATTCTTACAAAACATTTAATCAGTGAAAAGGAATTATCTTTTCCCGAGATCTGATGAGGTATTCTAtggaaaactgttagaggaactaaaaagTTTGTTATATCCTCTAAGGCATTTTTAGAAGAAATTTAATGGCGTGCCACAATCAACACCAGTTCTTCTAGCCTTGGAAACACTAGTTTTTCCAGAATCAATTGGCACAGTACCAACTCAAGGTAAAGTTTTATGTATCCAACCCAATATAGGTTGGCGTCATGCCCATAGGGTTTTGGGCATGAAGCCACCTCTTGccatcttaaagaaaaaagactaCCAGGAGTGCGaataagtgtggtacaacaggttatTAGGAAGATGAATACTGTCCAGGTCCAGTATGctatcactgcaaagaagcccatGAAGCATTTTCGAAGCAGTGTATAAGATACAAGAACCCATGAAGCATCATCCAGAAAAAGATGTACTTCCAAAGTCAAAGCGTCGTGccagtgtgctgtttgcacactggcaacctccttccctccattccatATCCTCCAATACTTTTAAGACTACTCTTTCTGCCAATACAGTTCGACCTCAGTCTTCAAAGGAAGCTTCAGATCCAGAAACTGACTCTAGCGGGTAGTACCACAAGAAGCAGAGTGGGACTGATGGGCCCATTGAGACTACTCGCAAAGTAAGGTCTTGGGAGCCGTCAGGCGAGGCTCCAGAGGCTCCCAGCTGCCATCACATCAACAGGGACCTCTGCTGCTGGTCAGACCAAAGGCCCACATCCACCCTTTGCCCAAGAAAAGTTATATTGAACCTGTCCAAAGAAAGCCTGTGGGAAATGTTTTCATAGGTCAgcatccctccacacacacacacacacaagatacttGCAAGGGAAAGCCTAGAGGTGTGTGGTGGGTCTTAACCACATGTCAACAGCCTGGAGTGATGTTTGGCCTGGATGTGGAAGATACTCAACCATTCCCAGCACTCTTGCGGCTGCAGTCTCACATATATCTACCACTGCCTGTTCCTGCACCACCCACCCCTAGATTTCAGTCCAGCTCCCACACAGGTGTCTGCACCTCAAAAAGCTGTTGACTTCTAGTCACAGTGCATCACGTCTCAATGTCATTGCCCTCACTTTGATTATTTAGCAACCTTGCTTGTGATCCCTCCACCAAATTGGCTATTAATAACACAACACTCAAGTCTCTCATTGAAGTCCAAACAGGTTATCATTACGTTTATTAAATCATttacgggatggaaaaccatggtCGCCAaagccctgaaaggacaaggcacttgaagataGTGGCACAAGACTCTCAAGGAGGCACCATTGATCACACACTTAGCAGATATGTGGCATCTCAGGTCAAGTGCTCATCTGTCCCTGCTCATTTCTCTGATCACTTTAATGCTTGGCACCCTGTCTAAGGTGGACATTCCAATACCTTCAACTATAGTGGCACATGACCCAAGAGGTACccttgaccacacacacacacacacttaactgcAGATATGTGGTACCTCAGGTCAGGTGCTCATCTGTCCCTGGTCATTTCTATGATCGCCTTGCCGTTAGCCTTCAGTACTCAATCACTACTGTACATTCAGTTTCCTATCAATATACCCGTATCAGTTCTCCTGAGAAGTTATACTCGTTTCTCTCCTTAACACATTTTTATAACTACAATGTTTGCAGACTAAACATTATATGTCAGCCTGGAGCTCATGAATGACAGACACATCAAGAGAGCAGTGAGACAGGCCGTAGAGGACAACCTTATCTCTCGGAAGGAACATTAAGGGAGCAGTGAGATAGGCCGTAGAGGACCTTATCTCTCAGAAGGATCGAACTCCAGCCAACTTACAATACCAGATATCCAACAGTGCCCTTGTTGTCCTACAAGAATGTGTTTATCATGATGCTTGGTACGATTTCTCCAATACCGTCAATCATCAGACAAGTGTGGGGCCCATGTAGTGATTCATCAAGAAGGTGGTAAGAATAAAGACCAAGTGCATCCTATCACAGTTTAGTTCAATATGCACAAGATCTTGTGGAGGCCTTGTTATAGTAGTCCAGTGTTCATAGTCTTCCTTCACATTTACAAGATGTGCTCCCTCTCAGAAAACCCACCATACTCTACATGTGTCAGCAGCCCTTCtaaggaaagatgaggaagactTACTAATGACAAAGGATGATCTTTGTGTTCTTGCTAGTGGTAAAGCAACAAAAGGTGATGAGAGAGAGCATCACATTCTCTGTCTTGCGCCTCCACCCTCTGCCTCAGATATATGCCGCAAGGCTGGACAATGAGCCTCGTTGTACCTGTTCCTATGCTTGGCACAGACTATCACGAATTGCTTTATGTATCATCTTTAGGACAAACTCTCATCTAGATTATATGGATTCCTGCCATAACGCAGTAGACGTCATTGTCTGTTGGAGCTATACATCTGCCTCTCCTTTACGTCTTGTGCTGCTATTGACCTAAAAAGTGCCTTTCACATTGCAAATCCTGATGTAATACTCGACTTGCTTGTGGAGATTGGTATTAGTGGAAATGTCTTGCCATGGATACAAGAACAATTAAACAACATAACATTCTATGTTCTCTTTAAGGGTGCCTGCAGCACACCTAAATGCGTTGTTTTAGGAACTCGACAGGGAGGTGTGCTTAGTCCATTTCTTTTCAACATTTTTATGCAATGCCTCAACTTCCAGGTCCCTAACTTTGGTTTAGGAACTCAACAGGGAGGTGTGCTTAGTccatttttttcaacatttttatgCAATGACTCACCTTCCAACTCTCTAACATCCAGAATCAGCAATCACATGCTATGCTGTCGACATATGCACTCACTCCAAGTCTCCAAGAAAATCTGCagcactttatttatttttcgaatCTTCTCCTTCATGTGACATCATGTCTCCTGAAAAAAACATGATCTTCCGTCCAGAAAGCCCATGGGCACTACCTGAATTTCTAGTGGGCCCCAGCATTATACTATTATGCAAACAGCATCTTTGTTTGAGCACTCCAGTTCAAGTCCTTCCCACCATCCAAGAATGTCAACATGTCCATTTACTGTTCAAGGCAACGATGCCTTGAATCCCTCCATTGGCTAACCAAAAAAGCTGCTGGAGTCTCCATTCCTATGGCCGGAAATATAGTTTTAGCCTTTCTCCAACTCCAAGACAGTGCTAGACCCCTTGGAAGAAGGGAAAACATCAAAATAAGACACGAGCTGCATTCTAGGATGACAAATGTCACTAGGATTGCTAACATGCAAgactttcatctccctctttttgtGGAACGAATTCATGACAATGGAACATTTTTACTGTTAAGTATCTCCACTTCTTCAGTCTTGCTCCCCATTGTGCAAGCATCTTTAGATTGTCACTTGACATTAATTGTAATCACCCACAACTCGAACAGGTGGCTTTGCTCTTATTAGAAGTGTTTGCAAACTGTAGATGATTGGATGTTAATATTCTCCAAGAAGAAATTAACGATGGTCCTCTCCCGTTGCAGATTCCTCTGATAGCTATTTTCAACACACTCACCTGTAGGAGGGATCTATCCTGCCAAAAGAAACAAATAGGCCTGGAGGCCGTTGCTAAGGTAACGTTTTCCATTCCAGCCTCCCACACTCTACATGGACGGTTCTATATGAACAGATGGAAGTGCAGGCTGTGCAGTCATCTTTCCTATTATGGAACCACCGAATGGAAGATGAACCGAAATGCGAGTTGTGTCCAAATTAGGCAACTAGGGAATTTCAttgatcacggacatttacttgacttATTGATTGAATTATGTTAACAAATCTAGATAACATCTTTTCCTGAGCCTGTAAGGATATATTATAGAGGTACATGCCGAATTTGCCGACGTTCACCCCACCGAAATCAAGGTCACCTACGATTTGGACATGGAAATTCTCAAGACATGTTCCAGCGACCGTAATGACCGATTTTAAATCTTGCTTGTCACGAGTGAAGAGGTATTTGATGTACCTTtacaatataaaatgttttatcaggaaacttacgatgcgattcgtaattaatgaaaatataaaatctcATCCGagactacgtaaaaaaaaaaaaaaaaaaaaaaaaaaaaaaaaaaaaaaaaaaaattatatatatatatatataatatatatatatattcttatataatatatatatatatattacttcttatataatatatatatatatataaatatatataattataatatatatataatatatatatataatatatatatatatataatatttatatataatataatattatatataatatatatatataattatatatatataatatattatataaatatatatttatatatataattatataatatatatatatatatatatatataaaatatatataatatatataatatatatatatatattatatatatatatatataatatatatatatatatatatatatatattattatatatataatatatatatatatatatatatatatatatatatatatatatattgcattcttATTGGCCAGCCGAAGTGTCTCATATAGTATTAAGATTTAGCCATAGAATTTGATGCATATTGAAAAGATGTTTCCAATTCTTCATGTGGAATATAACTGAAAAATATAGCGTTCTGATTGGTCAGCCGAAGTATATCAAACAGTATTAAGGTGAAGGTATACAATTTAATACATATTGAAATGATGTCTCAACAGGTTCAAATATTGAATGCGCAATGGGCAAGCAAGTATttaagtgtatcaaagtgtttgggGTTTCGGAAGTGTTACAAAAGAAgattttactaatatattaaatatgctccTTTATATGGAAATAAAGACAAACCTTTTCTTTTGAACTATAACAGATGAGCGAACGAAGCACAAGTACATAAACTCAGTCAGCTGCCATGGTTGGTGTTTTCGTAAGATTGGGTTTCAATTCTCGATATGAGGAGAGCTCTCACCATGGCAATGCCATTTACAGGTACTGTCTGATTGCAGtaaagacgttttttttatattagttatcgGCATTAACTGAGCATGTTTAACTAGTTTTATTCACtctagaaaatattataatattcactgCTATCAATggcatattttatgttattttttttttacacattgatAAACAAAGTACCCTATATGTATTCTCGGTAGGAATAGCCGCTTCTAACCGAAACTGGCGACCTTTCACGTTGGTTTCCATTTAGTAAAATTAAAAGCAGTTTGGAAGTGAAAACTTGTTCCCTGCTTAATGATTGATGCATCTCAGGTGCACGGTTGCTCTAACACAAAGGTGCATGCCCGCACACATTTGGATATTACAGCTAAATAATTTATAAGTAGTAAATGGTAAACTGCTAAACTACTAGTGACTCAACCTGTTTGTACGGGTAAACGTTGGTGTTGCACGATTTGCACTTCTGATTGCAGTTGGCCCAACTGTTTGCAGAGAACCAACGTTTACTGCATTTTCCACACTCGAAATATCCACAGGTTCTCCTGTTGCCCTGGTATGGGGTTTTCATTTCGGCGCTCATTTTCTGGAATTAAAAatcttattatgatatatgtttatagttgAAACATTACTtacttaatataaaatacacacatataaatgtcaTGAACTGTCGAATTATCTATAATACTAGCGCTTATTACTCTCGTGATATCCACTATACACGTACAGGTTCAGAAGGCGCACGCTACCAGAATGGATTTTTTCCTGCCTGGCActattttctccatctccctttctccccacatATCTATTAATAATGTACCAGGACATGAATTTTCTCAATATGCCTGCTTCACTCTAGCTAATAACTAGaatattgacattattactattgttatatataggTTTGGTTGCGTAATCATTATTGACAGGGATAGTGCGCATTTTACGAATAGGATATGTACTGTACAtttgataaattatttatttttttcatgtcattattaccattacggTTTTGATGTTTGGTTGAGCTGGTTGAGTAATCATTATAGACGGATATTGCGCATTCTACGCATAGGATATAGACACTTGATGGTtctattttttaatgaatttttggtGTATCAACTTAAGACTTTAGACATGTTATATTCTATACAAATCAAACTTGAAACTCTGTATATATTCAAGAACAGGTTTTGTCGATATACTATGGTTGTGATCGGTAATGCGACGTTATCTTTAATTAGCAAT is a genomic window containing:
- the LOC119576125 gene encoding zinc finger CCHC domain-containing protein 24-like, translated to MSAEMKTPYQGNRRTCGYFECGKCSKRWFSANSWANCNQKCKSCNTNVYPYKQVKHEKSDDPPKEIRPHPQEMCQKCRQLGFFCGSRIASYKR